The following proteins are co-located in the Deinococcus betulae genome:
- a CDS encoding NUDIX hydrolase, translating into MTTAQTTGYELPLPEAAALAEQRGWRQRVLTYVTRAPHELLVFEHPPMYPDAGIQVPAGGVDPGETPAEAAVREAWEETGLRLSGPVHLASFHWTRRQETGGETSQVWHYFWLAAPPATPDDWPHVVTAGETDAGMTFHCRFVLQADHGLIPGFGYEAALPHLLTLADPEPTPQEPCHD; encoded by the coding sequence ATGACCACAGCACAGACCACTGGATATGAATTGCCGCTGCCAGAAGCGGCAGCGCTGGCCGAGCAGCGTGGCTGGCGCCAGCGGGTCCTGACCTACGTCACCCGCGCGCCCCACGAACTGCTGGTCTTTGAGCACCCGCCCATGTACCCCGACGCAGGCATTCAGGTGCCGGCGGGCGGGGTAGACCCCGGCGAGACCCCGGCTGAGGCGGCGGTGCGCGAAGCCTGGGAAGAAACCGGGCTGAGGCTGTCGGGTCCCGTGCACCTGGCGTCTTTTCACTGGACGCGCCGCCAGGAGACGGGCGGTGAGACCTCGCAGGTCTGGCACTACTTCTGGCTGGCCGCGCCGCCGGCCACCCCCGACGACTGGCCCCATGTCGTGACTGCCGGCGAGACCGACGCCGGCATGACCTTCCACTGCCGCTTCGTGCTTCAGGCTGACCACGGCCTGATTCCCGGCTTCGGGTATGAAGCCGCCCTGCCCCATCTGCTGACCCTGGCCGACCCGGAGCCCACCCCACAGGAGCCTTGCCATGACTGA